The proteins below come from a single Treponema phagedenis genomic window:
- the rpsI gene encoding 30S ribosomal protein S9, translating to MKNIAIGTGRRKTAVARVYIREGKGTVTVNNKDINAYFATPEQVQQAKQPLMVTSSDAKYDIIINVYGGGLNGQAGACSHGIARALTQVDVSNHTSLKANGLLTRDSRMVERKKYGQRGARRKFQFSKR from the coding sequence GTGAAGAATATCGCAATAGGAACAGGACGGCGAAAAACAGCGGTTGCTCGCGTGTATATTCGTGAAGGAAAAGGAACCGTAACCGTCAACAATAAGGATATAAATGCTTATTTTGCAACACCGGAACAGGTACAACAGGCAAAACAACCTTTAATGGTTACCTCAAGTGATGCAAAGTATGATATTATTATCAATGTATATGGGGGTGGGCTGAACGGGCAGGCTGGGGCGTGTTCTCATGGGATTGCTCGAGCTCTTACACAGGTCGATGTTTCTAACCATACCTCGTTAAAAGCAAACGGCTTATTAACTCGTGATTCGCGTATGGTTGAACGTAAAAAATACGGGCAGCGCGGTGCTAGACGAAAATTCCAATTCAGCAAACGATAA
- the rplM gene encoding 50S ribosomal protein L13 — protein sequence MKTIFMKEAEVPREWYIIDAEGKPLGRVAAKVASMVRGKHKTIYAPHQENGDYIVVINADKIAVTGNKASDKIYYHHTGYAGGIRGITFEKLIQKKPWEPLRLAVKGMLPKGPLGRKLIKNVKIYAGADHPHGAQNPKKIEF from the coding sequence ATGAAAACTATTTTTATGAAAGAAGCTGAGGTTCCGCGCGAATGGTATATCATTGATGCTGAAGGAAAACCTCTCGGAAGAGTCGCTGCAAAAGTGGCAAGCATGGTGCGCGGTAAGCATAAAACAATTTATGCACCGCATCAGGAAAACGGTGATTATATTGTTGTTATCAATGCCGATAAAATCGCCGTTACCGGAAATAAAGCAAGCGATAAAATTTATTATCACCATACCGGGTATGCCGGCGGTATTCGCGGAATAACTTTTGAAAAGTTGATCCAAAAGAAACCTTGGGAACCGCTTCGATTAGCTGTGAAAGGAATGTTGCCGAAGGGGCCGCTTGGACGCAAGTTGATAAAAAACGTAAAAATCTATGCGGGAGCCGATCATCCGCATGGTGCACAAAACCCTAAGAAGATAGAATTTTAA
- a CDS encoding ABC transporter ATP-binding protein — protein sequence MKNQEDTNTLPETNDLLTVKDLKLHFPFTEGSIFKRKKGAIRAVDGISFSIKKGETLGLVGESGCGKSTAIRAIAQLYKPTSGSVVFKGVDLARCSKQELMRARKDMQMVFQDPYASLNPRMTAGSIIAEPLKILTKRGILSYTNDEITERVEVLMEKVGLSRFFSNRYPHEFSGGQRQRIGIARALALQPELILADEPVSALDVSIQAQILNLFKDLQEEFGLTYLFIAHDLAVIRYISTRIAVMYLGIIVEIADSVDLYKNPMHPYTEALLSAAPIPDPEIERKRQRIILSGDVPSPDQEQQGCYFYDRCPKRMERCASAIPSLQEGKTGHHVACFLYE from the coding sequence ATGAAAAATCAAGAAGATACAAACACACTGCCTGAAACAAATGATTTACTCACGGTTAAAGATTTAAAGCTTCATTTTCCATTCACAGAAGGCAGTATTTTTAAGCGGAAAAAAGGCGCAATCCGCGCAGTCGACGGAATCAGTTTTTCGATTAAAAAAGGAGAAACGCTCGGCTTAGTCGGCGAATCGGGCTGCGGAAAATCAACAGCTATCCGCGCTATTGCCCAGCTTTATAAACCTACCTCCGGCTCGGTAGTGTTTAAAGGCGTAGATTTGGCACGCTGCTCAAAGCAGGAGCTTATGCGCGCAAGAAAAGATATGCAAATGGTATTTCAGGATCCGTATGCCTCGCTTAACCCGCGCATGACCGCAGGCAGCATTATTGCCGAACCTTTGAAAATACTAACCAAGCGGGGAATCCTTTCGTATACAAATGACGAGATTACCGAGCGGGTTGAAGTGCTGATGGAAAAAGTAGGGCTTTCCCGTTTTTTTTCCAACCGATATCCGCATGAGTTTTCAGGCGGTCAACGCCAGCGCATCGGTATTGCCCGCGCCCTTGCCTTGCAGCCTGAACTCATCTTGGCGGACGAGCCGGTCAGTGCCCTTGATGTTTCCATTCAAGCACAGATACTCAATCTTTTTAAGGACTTACAAGAAGAATTCGGCTTAACCTATCTTTTTATCGCCCATGATTTGGCGGTTATCCGATATATTTCAACCAGAATTGCCGTTATGTATCTCGGCATTATTGTTGAAATTGCCGACTCGGTCGATCTCTATAAAAACCCTATGCACCCGTATACTGAAGCGCTTCTTTCGGCAGCTCCAATCCCCGATCCTGAAATTGAGCGCAAACGGCAGCGGATTATCTTATCAGGCGATGTTCCTTCCCCCGATCAGGAGCAGCAGGGCTGTTATTTTTACGACCGCTGTCCCAAACGAATGGAACGCTGCGCCTCCGCTATTCCGTCTTTGCAGGAAGGAAAAACAGGGCATCATGTTGCCTGCTTTTTGTATGAATAA
- a CDS encoding ABC transporter ATP-binding protein: protein MNNQKTDEIILEVKNLRSWFWTDSGIVKAVDGVTFNLHKREMLAIVGESGSGKSVTNLAIMNLIPNPPGKIVGGEVWFNGKDILKMDKNEIRQLRGNKISMIFQDPMTSLNPFLKISTQMIETIRLHQGLSKKDSRDRAIEMLKLVGIPAAEKRVDSYPHQFSGGMRQRVMIAMALSCDPEILIADEPTSALDVTIQAQILDLIGDLSARLGTAVIMITHSLGLVAGMCDSVCVMYAGRIVEQGTVDELFTSPSHPYTQGLIKSVPRLDKENAERLFSITGQPPNVIDLPPCCPFYPRCNQVQERCKTAYPASHEFSAQHHASCWLYTDQAAAPSPEIPKKQASFAAAK from the coding sequence ATGAATAATCAAAAAACAGATGAAATAATCTTAGAAGTAAAAAATTTACGAAGCTGGTTTTGGACTGATTCCGGCATTGTCAAAGCAGTTGACGGCGTAACCTTTAATTTACACAAGCGAGAAATGCTTGCCATCGTAGGAGAGTCCGGCTCCGGGAAAAGTGTTACTAATTTAGCTATCATGAATCTGATTCCGAACCCGCCCGGAAAAATTGTCGGCGGAGAGGTGTGGTTTAATGGAAAAGATATTTTAAAAATGGATAAAAATGAAATCCGCCAACTGCGGGGAAATAAAATCTCTATGATTTTTCAGGATCCGATGACCAGTTTAAATCCTTTTCTTAAAATCTCTACCCAAATGATAGAGACAATCCGCTTACATCAGGGTTTGTCAAAAAAAGATTCACGGGACAGAGCCATTGAAATGCTTAAATTGGTAGGCATCCCCGCGGCGGAAAAACGTGTTGATTCTTACCCGCATCAGTTTTCAGGCGGTATGCGGCAGCGTGTTATGATTGCAATGGCATTAAGCTGCGATCCTGAAATTCTTATTGCCGATGAGCCGACAAGCGCCCTTGATGTCACTATTCAGGCTCAAATTTTAGACTTAATCGGAGACTTAAGCGCTCGGCTTGGAACCGCGGTGATTATGATCACCCATTCGCTCGGACTTGTTGCCGGCATGTGCGACAGTGTTTGTGTTATGTATGCGGGGCGCATTGTGGAACAGGGAACCGTTGATGAGCTATTTACAAGCCCCTCTCATCCGTATACGCAGGGACTCATTAAATCGGTGCCCCGCCTTGATAAAGAAAATGCGGAACGGCTTTTTTCCATTACGGGGCAGCCCCCCAACGTAATTGACTTGCCGCCTTGCTGTCCCTTTTATCCCCGCTGCAATCAAGTACAAGAGCGCTGCAAAACGGCATACCCTGCCTCGCATGAGTTTTCGGCACAGCACCATGCAAGCTGCTGGCTTTATACAGACCAAGCGGCAGCCCCATCGCCGGAAATACCGAAAAAACAGGCTTCTTTTGCCGCCGCTAAATAA
- a CDS encoding ABC transporter permease: MNMKTTDNITEDTVVSETPVNEFNQLVKPVSLWGDAWRRLKKNKMALTGLCVVGFYLLISLLAPVLPIYSYSDQTIVHQNLPPSFSSAGETLLRVRHAEMFRQAKAEGRAELSAKQTEELAALQNEIKTDTVHNRRYILGTDALGRDVLARVVYGGRISIMIGLVGTITSLFIGVFVGSVSGYFGGWIDNLLMRFVDIMYGLPYMLVVIIMMAILGQNMIILFVAIALVSWLTIARVVRGQVISLKNAEFIEAARSMGASTPRIIFKHVLPNTLGIIIVYSTLSIPGFIMNESFLSFLGLGISAPRASWGSLVSEGVNVITLYPWQLLVPAITMTVFLFAMNFLGDGLRDAFDPQSKNRV; this comes from the coding sequence ATGAACATGAAAACTACTGATAATATAACGGAAGACACTGTTGTAAGTGAAACTCCCGTCAATGAATTTAACCAACTTGTAAAGCCTGTTTCCCTTTGGGGCGATGCGTGGCGGCGGCTTAAAAAAAATAAAATGGCATTAACCGGACTCTGTGTTGTCGGGTTTTACCTGTTGATCTCTTTACTTGCTCCCGTGTTACCCATTTACTCGTATTCCGATCAAACGATTGTGCATCAGAATTTGCCTCCCTCGTTTTCTTCGGCGGGAGAAACTTTGCTGCGTGTTCGCCATGCGGAAATGTTTCGGCAGGCAAAGGCTGAGGGCAGGGCGGAACTTTCCGCTAAACAAACGGAAGAGCTTGCAGCTTTGCAAAACGAGATTAAAACTGACACAGTACATAACCGCCGCTATATTTTAGGAACGGATGCGCTTGGGCGTGATGTACTTGCCCGTGTGGTGTATGGCGGTCGCATCTCAATTATGATCGGACTGGTCGGAACTATCACGTCGCTTTTTATCGGCGTCTTTGTCGGTTCGGTAAGCGGCTATTTCGGCGGATGGATAGACAATCTTTTAATGCGCTTTGTTGATATTATGTACGGTTTGCCATACATGCTGGTGGTTATTATTATGATGGCAATCTTAGGGCAAAATATGATTATTTTGTTTGTTGCGATTGCCCTTGTATCATGGCTGACTATTGCCCGTGTGGTGCGCGGTCAGGTTATCAGTTTAAAAAATGCGGAATTTATCGAAGCCGCCCGCTCAATGGGAGCGTCAACGCCGCGTATTATTTTTAAGCACGTGCTGCCGAACACACTCGGCATTATTATCGTGTATTCTACATTGTCTATTCCCGGTTTTATTATGAACGAGAGCTTTCTTTCGTTTTTAGGCTTAGGAATTTCGGCACCGCGCGCCTCTTGGGGTTCGCTTGTTTCCGAAGGAGTGAATGTTATCACTCTTTATCCTTGGCAGCTTTTGGTACCGGCGATTACGATGACAGTCTTTTTATTTGCGATGAACTTTCTCGGAGACGGTTTGCGTGATGCCTTTGATCCTCAGAGTAAAAATAGGGTGTAA
- the oppB gene encoding oligopeptide ABC transporter permease OppB, producing MVRFIIRRLLSLIPTLFLIITFSFFIMKAAPGGPFSAERNIPPEILANINKAYHFDEPVYKQYLRYLGNVLRGDLGPSFRYKDYTVNDLIANTLPNSLILGITALCIALFFGIFVGLMSAVKQNSIIDYLTMSVAVIGISIPLFVVGPLLMLVFAVQLKWLPTSGWITGRQGLKTLIMPAVTLSLPYFAYIARLSRASVLEVLRSDYIRTAYAKGLSYPLVLFKHALKGAMLPVISYLGPAFAGIITGSVVIEKIFLVPGLGTFFVQSALNRDYTLIMGTVIVYSIILILMNFIVDIVYAAIDPRISYK from the coding sequence ATGGTTAGATTTATTATCCGCCGTCTTTTGAGTCTTATTCCGACTCTTTTTTTAATTATTACCTTTAGTTTTTTTATTATGAAGGCAGCTCCCGGCGGGCCTTTTTCCGCTGAAAGGAATATTCCGCCGGAGATTCTTGCAAATATTAATAAAGCCTATCATTTTGATGAGCCAGTTTATAAGCAATACCTGCGTTATTTAGGAAATGTCCTGCGCGGAGATTTAGGCCCCTCGTTCCGATACAAGGATTACACCGTAAATGATCTTATTGCCAATACCTTACCGAACTCTTTGATACTCGGCATCACAGCCCTTTGCATTGCCTTATTTTTCGGCATTTTTGTCGGGCTTATGTCTGCAGTAAAACAAAACTCAATCATAGATTATTTGACCATGTCCGTTGCCGTTATCGGCATTTCAATACCGCTGTTTGTCGTGGGGCCATTGCTTATGCTTGTTTTTGCGGTACAGCTTAAATGGCTGCCGACTTCAGGATGGATTACGGGGCGGCAGGGGTTAAAAACACTTATTATGCCCGCTGTTACTCTGTCATTGCCGTATTTTGCGTATATTGCCCGCCTTTCCCGCGCAAGTGTGTTGGAAGTGCTGCGTTCCGATTATATCAGAACCGCCTATGCAAAGGGGTTATCCTATCCTCTTGTATTGTTTAAACACGCCTTAAAAGGAGCAATGCTGCCGGTTATCAGCTACTTGGGGCCTGCTTTTGCCGGCATTATCACCGGCTCCGTTGTTATTGAAAAGATTTTTTTGGTTCCCGGACTCGGTACTTTTTTTGTGCAGTCAGCATTAAATCGCGATTATACATTGATTATGGGAACCGTCATTGTATACTCAATCATTTTAATACTGATGAATTTTATTGTTGACATTGTCTACGCTGCAATAGACCCCAGAATTTCTTATAAGTAA
- a CDS encoding peptide ABC transporter substrate-binding protein has protein sequence MKKILLVLGAFVSVALLCAGCGGKAEAGAANDSDAEFIICNGAEPQSLDPAKVTGVPEHRINMALFEGLVAIDPQTGGAIPGVAKNWDVSEDKTVYTFHLRDVVWSDGTPITAQTVVDSWLRTLAPETASEYAYMVSMVVKGAEDYNTGKAPASAVAIRAVDEKTFEVTLNGPIPYVLDVMTHYAFNIFPMHAIKKFGADWIKPGNFVGNGPFVLESWVPQEKLTVVPNDKFWNKDDVHLSRIVFLPIEDNNTAYEKYRAGEIDWNTAPPLSRLEEVKLLPDYKVAPQVATYYYAFNVSKGPLKDVKVRKALTMALNRQELVDKVTKGGELAARSISPALSGYTPAEGAGYDPEQAKKLLAEAGYPEGKGFPTLTIIYNTQDKHKVIAEYIQEAWKKTLGVNIAIQNYEWKTYLDVRHQHDFEISRAGWVGDYQDPNTFLELFITDGGNNDGLYSNPKYDELLRKAATMEGGPERMQVMHDAEQILMDDQAVLPMYFYVSQNLIDTEKWSGWYVNAPDQHPYVGMKKVK, from the coding sequence ATGAAAAAAATACTATTAGTACTTGGGGCTTTTGTATCCGTAGCGCTGTTGTGTGCCGGTTGCGGCGGTAAGGCGGAAGCCGGCGCTGCAAACGATTCCGATGCGGAGTTCATTATCTGTAACGGAGCTGAACCGCAGAGTTTGGATCCCGCAAAGGTTACCGGCGTTCCGGAACATCGTATTAACATGGCGCTTTTTGAGGGGCTTGTAGCAATTGATCCGCAAACAGGCGGTGCTATTCCCGGTGTTGCAAAAAACTGGGATGTAAGCGAAGATAAAACCGTGTACACTTTCCACTTGCGTGATGTTGTATGGAGCGACGGCACTCCTATTACCGCACAAACTGTTGTTGATTCGTGGCTTAGAACGCTTGCCCCCGAAACTGCATCGGAGTATGCGTATATGGTTAGTATGGTTGTAAAGGGCGCTGAGGATTATAATACCGGCAAGGCTCCTGCAAGTGCCGTGGCTATCCGCGCTGTTGATGAAAAAACCTTTGAAGTAACCCTGAATGGGCCTATTCCCTATGTGCTGGATGTTATGACCCACTATGCGTTTAATATTTTCCCAATGCATGCAATTAAAAAGTTCGGTGCGGATTGGATTAAACCCGGTAATTTTGTCGGCAACGGGCCTTTTGTGCTGGAAAGCTGGGTTCCGCAGGAAAAATTGACTGTTGTGCCGAATGATAAATTCTGGAATAAAGATGACGTGCATCTTTCGCGCATTGTGTTTTTGCCGATTGAAGATAATAATACTGCGTACGAAAAATACCGCGCAGGCGAAATTGACTGGAACACAGCTCCGCCTTTGTCCCGGTTGGAAGAGGTAAAACTTTTGCCTGATTATAAAGTTGCGCCGCAGGTGGCAACCTATTACTATGCTTTTAACGTTAGCAAGGGGCCGCTTAAGGATGTAAAGGTGAGAAAAGCGTTGACAATGGCTTTGAATCGCCAAGAGCTGGTTGACAAAGTAACAAAAGGCGGAGAGCTTGCCGCACGCTCAATTTCTCCCGCTCTTTCCGGTTATACTCCTGCCGAAGGAGCCGGCTATGATCCCGAGCAAGCAAAGAAACTGTTGGCTGAGGCGGGATATCCCGAAGGAAAAGGCTTTCCGACTCTGACAATTATTTATAATACGCAAGATAAGCACAAGGTTATTGCCGAATATATACAAGAGGCATGGAAAAAAACACTCGGTGTAAATATTGCCATTCAAAACTATGAGTGGAAAACATATTTGGATGTTCGTCATCAGCATGATTTTGAAATTTCCCGCGCAGGTTGGGTAGGAGATTATCAGGATCCGAATACCTTCCTTGAGCTTTTTATCACGGACGGCGGAAATAACGACGGTCTGTACAGTAATCCTAAATATGATGAATTACTGCGTAAGGCTGCCACTATGGAAGGAGGGCCTGAGCGTATGCAGGTAATGCATGATGCGGAGCAGATTCTGATGGACGATCAGGCGGTATTGCCGATGTACTTTTATGTAAGTCAGAATCTTATTGATACCGAAAAATGGTCAGGCTGGTATGTAAATGCCCCCGATCAGCATCCCTATGTCGGAATGAAAAAGGTTAAGTAG
- the mnmE gene encoding tRNA uridine-5-carboxymethylaminomethyl(34) synthesis GTPase MnmE, whose product MNPSEYALDDDIAAIATALAPAALGIVRTSGKTCIERVSRFFSRPAALQKAPGNSIVYGWIIDAGKKLDEVVALVYRAPKSFTGENCIEIICHGGVQTVKSLYRLCLDSGFRAAEKGEFSFRSFINGKTDLTGAEAIAEIIGAKTLQAQTLAAGRLSGNLFAELQAIKEKLLTALAAIEVEIEYPEDEETIADAFDTALLEEPLTRLQELEASRAGEKIFQEGVRIVLAGKTNSGKSSLFNALLKEDRAIVSDIHGTTRDWLETDIDFSGIPVKLFDTAGIRETSDTIEAIGVQRSLDLLAEADAVFYLADGRTKLSPEDKDFIVQNTKPLIVVRSRAALMTDGEKDYALKEMRALSAQAKKEFSCICIDSKTMEGVGALVQTTAALITEGKPATSDISLGTERQKIAVQQAAAAAKHALHAARQGFPLDAIVQDIEESLAFLGEITGEVRSDDILDKIFSGFCVGK is encoded by the coding sequence ATGAACCCGTCCGAATATGCTTTAGATGATGATATTGCGGCGATTGCCACCGCCCTTGCGCCCGCAGCCTTAGGCATTGTCCGCACTTCGGGGAAAACCTGCATTGAGCGGGTGAGCCGTTTTTTTTCCCGCCCCGCCGCATTGCAAAAGGCGCCGGGTAACAGCATTGTGTACGGCTGGATAATTGATGCGGGCAAAAAACTGGACGAAGTGGTCGCACTTGTGTACCGCGCACCGAAAAGCTTTACCGGAGAAAACTGCATTGAAATTATCTGCCACGGCGGCGTGCAAACCGTAAAAAGTTTGTACCGGCTTTGTCTGGATTCAGGCTTTCGGGCGGCAGAGAAGGGGGAGTTTAGTTTTCGCTCCTTTATAAACGGCAAAACCGATCTTACCGGAGCCGAAGCAATTGCGGAAATAATCGGCGCAAAAACGCTGCAAGCTCAAACCCTTGCGGCGGGAAGGCTTTCAGGCAATCTCTTTGCTGAATTACAGGCTATCAAAGAAAAACTGCTGACCGCACTTGCCGCCATCGAAGTTGAAATTGAATATCCCGAAGATGAGGAAACTATTGCGGATGCCTTTGACACCGCTCTTTTGGAAGAGCCGCTTACACGTTTGCAGGAATTGGAAGCTTCCCGGGCGGGCGAAAAGATTTTTCAGGAAGGAGTGCGTATTGTCCTTGCCGGCAAAACCAATTCGGGAAAATCATCGCTTTTTAATGCGCTTTTAAAAGAAGACCGCGCAATTGTTTCGGACATTCATGGCACTACCAGAGATTGGCTTGAAACCGATATTGATTTTTCAGGAATTCCGGTAAAACTTTTTGATACCGCCGGAATTCGGGAAACCTCGGACACAATTGAAGCAATCGGCGTGCAACGCAGCCTCGATTTACTTGCCGAAGCGGATGCCGTTTTTTACCTTGCCGACGGCAGAACAAAACTCAGTCCTGAAGATAAGGATTTTATCGTACAAAATACAAAACCGCTTATTGTGGTGCGCAGCCGCGCCGCTCTTATGACCGATGGGGAAAAAGATTATGCACTAAAAGAGATGCGGGCGCTTTCGGCGCAGGCAAAAAAGGAATTCTCCTGTATCTGCATTGATTCAAAAACCATGGAAGGAGTAGGTGCGCTTGTGCAGACAACTGCTGCGCTTATCACCGAAGGAAAGCCGGCGACTTCCGATATTTCGCTCGGAACGGAGCGGCAAAAAATTGCGGTACAACAAGCCGCCGCCGCAGCAAAACACGCACTGCATGCCGCACGGCAAGGCTTCCCCCTTGATGCCATTGTGCAGGACATTGAAGAAAGCCTCGCCTTCCTCGGTGAAATCACCGGCGAAGTTCGCTCCGACGACATCTTAGACAAAATCTTTTCCGGCTTCTGCGTAGGAAAGTAG
- a CDS encoding phosphatase PAP2 family protein, whose amino-acid sequence MEYFETVESAVHPVLLWGIEVIKTVQFIANPILTKITSILSFLGGEGIVLFALFFIWCIEYRKGLIIFLSLAISNGINSYLKNLFKVPRPFVVDPSVKLEFEKNFSTPSGHSQSSVVFWALLFFYHDESSEKTETKESPTHKKLKAVFMFLIPLYIGFTRVYLGVHYPTDVLFGWVIGAVLSVIALFLLPKILTAVTAFFASAKKISNRRLRGLELAVFALIAVLFVAFDSDPSMGGAVLGLAIGKIFLFDSYAAEFSAASGSVFQKILRYLVGLVLCVGGLLVLKQCFSFAPEEYTRLLRFLRYAIAAALVSGAAPILFLKLRLA is encoded by the coding sequence ATGGAATATTTTGAAACAGTAGAATCCGCTGTGCACCCCGTATTGCTTTGGGGAATTGAAGTAATCAAAACAGTGCAGTTTATTGCCAATCCTATTTTGACAAAGATAACAAGCATTCTTTCGTTTTTAGGCGGAGAGGGCATAGTGCTTTTTGCACTCTTTTTTATTTGGTGCATTGAGTATCGGAAAGGGCTTATCATCTTTTTGAGCCTTGCAATCAGCAACGGCATAAATAGTTATCTGAAAAATCTTTTTAAAGTTCCGCGCCCCTTTGTGGTAGACCCCTCGGTAAAACTTGAGTTTGAAAAAAACTTTTCAACGCCGTCGGGACATTCTCAATCTTCGGTGGTTTTTTGGGCTCTTTTATTTTTTTACCACGATGAGTCAAGCGAAAAAACAGAGACAAAGGAAAGCCCGACGCATAAAAAACTCAAAGCGGTTTTTATGTTTTTAATTCCGCTGTATATCGGTTTTACGCGCGTGTACCTCGGGGTGCATTATCCCACCGATGTTTTATTCGGCTGGGTAATCGGAGCGGTGCTTTCGGTTATTGCCCTTTTTCTTTTGCCGAAAATCCTTACAGCCGTTACCGCTTTTTTTGCCTCCGCAAAAAAAATATCGAACCGCCGGCTGCGCGGTTTGGAGCTTGCGGTTTTTGCGCTTATTGCCGTGCTTTTTGTCGCCTTTGATTCTGACCCTTCAATGGGCGGTGCTGTTTTAGGTTTGGCAATCGGAAAAATATTTTTATTCGATTCCTATGCCGCCGAGTTTTCCGCCGCTTCGGGCTCGGTTTTTCAAAAGATTCTTCGGTATCTTGTCGGTCTGGTGCTCTGCGTAGGCGGACTCCTTGTATTAAAGCAATGCTTTTCTTTTGCGCCTGAAGAGTATACCCGCCTGCTGCGGTTTTTGCGCTATGCCATAGCCGCCGCACTTGTTTCGGGGGCGGCTCCCATTCTCTTCCTAAAATTGAGGCTGGCGTAA
- a CDS encoding HD domain-containing protein, which translates to MFNKAIVLKLFEAFSIQRWNDLIRPFDMVEMDKTAEKMFLAYIIGKYEEKSGKVIDWNKIIDNAFFELLRKIALSDIKAPVQRIIRSEYPEEYQKLNLWVFKKYETLFSGTPLLDDFFAYLNEKSDYNDISLRVLRAAHKYSTIREFEMLKMVNEPFRLSKIAPVLEQDIEDFTDLRGMQLLITKRKPYALITEIEKLRFQIRWNQTPRVPETSVLGHSYFVAALTLLMSKTLGRSRHRTYNNFFGALFHDLPEAVTRDIISPVKQATEHLPDIVKDIEDKIVSEELVPLMDAFYRDEVLYYIQDEFENRILKGGKTCIVDYADLESKYAEPKYKAIDGALIRTADQIAAFVEADSSIEYGIKSDHLLEGRNKILQRYPKGTGVNGLAVDLFFNAYRN; encoded by the coding sequence ATGTTTAATAAAGCAATTGTATTGAAGCTTTTTGAAGCGTTTTCAATTCAACGATGGAACGATTTAATCCGCCCCTTCGATATGGTAGAGATGGACAAAACGGCGGAAAAAATGTTCCTCGCCTATATTATCGGCAAATATGAAGAAAAGTCGGGGAAGGTTATTGATTGGAATAAAATAATCGACAATGCTTTTTTTGAACTTTTGCGAAAAATTGCTCTTTCGGATATAAAGGCTCCGGTACAGCGTATTATCAGAAGCGAATATCCCGAAGAGTATCAAAAACTTAATCTTTGGGTGTTCAAAAAATACGAAACGCTTTTTTCCGGTACTCCCTTGCTTGATGATTTTTTTGCCTACCTGAATGAAAAGTCCGATTATAATGATATAAGTTTGAGGGTGCTGCGGGCAGCTCATAAGTATTCGACTATCAGAGAATTTGAAATGCTTAAAATGGTAAACGAGCCGTTCAGGCTGAGTAAAATTGCTCCGGTTTTGGAGCAGGATATCGAAGACTTTACCGACTTACGCGGTATGCAGTTGCTTATTACCAAACGCAAACCCTATGCGCTTATTACCGAAATTGAAAAACTGCGGTTTCAGATTCGCTGGAATCAAACGCCGCGGGTGCCCGAAACCTCGGTGCTGGGGCATTCGTATTTTGTGGCGGCGCTTACGCTGCTTATGTCCAAAACGCTTGGGCGCAGCAGGCATCGCACGTACAATAATTTTTTCGGCGCACTCTTCCATGACTTACCGGAAGCAGTTACGCGTGATATTATTTCTCCGGTAAAGCAGGCAACCGAGCACTTGCCGGACATTGTAAAAGATATTGAAGACAAAATTGTCTCCGAAGAGCTTGTCCCGCTTATGGACGCTTTTTACAGAGACGAGGTATTGTATTATATTCAAGATGAGTTTGAAAACAGAATTTTAAAGGGCGGGAAAACCTGCATTGTTGATTATGCCGATCTGGAAAGCAAGTATGCCGAGCCAAAATACAAGGCGATTGACGGCGCTCTTATTCGCACCGCCGACCAGATTGCTGCCTTTGTAGAAGCGGACAGCTCAATTGAGTACGGTATTAAATCGGATCATCTTTTAGAGGGAAGAAATAAAATTTTACAACGATACCCGAAAGGAACCGGCGTAAACGGTTTAGCGGTTGATTTGTTTTTTAATGCATACCGCAACTAA